Within Bdellovibrio bacteriovorus HD100, the genomic segment TGACCAGGAACCAGTGTCACCGGAGTTCCTGAGTTTGGATAACTCAAGATCCCTGAACTGTCGGTGCTGTTGGAATTGTTCTTGTCAGTGGATGCGGAGCCAGAAGAGCTTGGCGCGCAGTTTTGAAAACTCAGGGTACAAACGACGAGGACAGCAAACACAAAGGCACTGCCCCAGATTTTTTTATGATTCTGCATACATTCCCCCACCAGAAGCACAGTATTGCTACTTTACCATTATACTGATCGGCAAATGTTGAGAAAAAATGGAATCAGTCTGATTCGTCTCAGACTGGGACAGTCCAGCCTGTATAACGGCGAACTTCGTCGGAAATATCCGCACCCAGTTCAACGTGACGATAGCTGGTTGGAGAATCCCAGATCTTGCGCACCAGTTTATTCATGACATCATGGCCGGCTTTATAAAGAACCACATGACCCATCAATGGCATTTCCAGAGTGACCAGATCCCCCAGAGCATCCAGACACTTGTGACGGACGAACTCATCCGCCCAGCGCAGCCCTTCCGGGTTCACCACGTTTTCGCCATCTAGCACGATGCAGTTATCAAGACTGCCACCTTTGGCAAGACCGCGGGACTTCAATGCTTCGACATCCTTCATGAAACCAAAGGTGCGGGCATTGGCCACATCACGACCGAAAGACTGCTCGTTGATATCCAGGTCGATAGTTTGTTTCCCGATGGTGGGATTTGGGAAATCAATGGTCACTGTCAGACGCAGACCGTGATAGGGAACCACGTAGGCGTGTTTTTCGCCCTCGCTGAAATAAATGGGCTCAGTGATATAACAGTACTTGCGCGGCTGATCTTGTTCGACAATTCCAACTGCCAGCAATGCCTCCAGGAACACACGGGCGCTGCCGTCACCGATGGGAATCTCGGGACCATCGAGTTCAATAAACAGATTGTCGATGCGCAGGGCAGACAAGGCTGAAACACAGTGCTCGATCGTCGCCACAGAAAACGCCGGGCCGCCAATGGTGGTCTGATGGGATGTCGCTTGCACGTTGCGGGCTGTGACTTTCAAAGAAGGACTGCCAGGCAGATCCGTGCGAATGAAGTAAACCCCCGTATCAGCCGGAGCCGGGCGGAAGGTCAATGTACAAGGATCGCCGGAATGAATCCCGATCCCCTGAACCACAGTCTTTTTACGAATAGTTTTTTGCAAGAACATCTTGCTTTCAATTTAGCCTAACTAAGAGCCCTTCGCAATGCGGATTTGCCCGACCACGTCACCACGCCAGTTTGTGACAGGAGACATGGTGAATTTGGAAAGCGCCTTGAATTCACTCTCATTCAAGCCCCCCAACTGCAGCAAAAGCATCGCCGTGGCAGCCTGAGCCGCCCGCCCCGCCCCGTCTGCGGCTTTCACCGCGAACGCCACCTTCTTTTCCGGCAGCACACCACAGAAAACACCTTCAGCCCCGCCCTTGATCACGGCACGACCTTGTGACTTTTCGATCACAGCTGTGGCGAAATTGTCACTGCCGGAAATATAGAACGGATGGGACCGGACCGCGTGCAAAATACGCTCTGCCGCGACTTTGCGCGCTGGTGCCTCTTTGGGGTTGATAAAGGTCGACATCCCGATAGCCATGTTTTGCAGCGGAACGCCGTAAGTCGGGATGCCACAACCATCCACTCCATAGGGAACCTTCGAGTGATCAATGCGCATGGTTTCACTTAAAACCTTGCGCAGTCTTTTCTGCGCACTGTGCTCGTACTTTTCATAGCCCGTCGGATCCTCGCCCAGATGCAGACAGGTCGAGATAATTGCCGAGTGCTTCCCCGCACAGTTGTTGCAGAGCACGGTGGGCTTTTGACTTTTACGAATCATCTCGTGGGCGCTGGCTTCGTCGTAAGGCAGATGTGGACCGCAGACATACTGGGCTTCTTTCAAGCCTGCCTTTTCCATCCACTGCGAAAGCGCCGCCAGGTGATCTTTTTCACCGCGATGAGAGGCACAGGCCAAAGCGATGTGTTTGGCTTCAAGATTGAATTTATCCGCAGCGCCGGACTCGATCAGCGGCAACGCCTGCAGCATCTTGATCGCACTGCGAGGCATGGTCAGGTACTGCGGGTGGCCCCAGTACTGGACAAGATTGCCGACTTCGTTCACGACAACGGCCATCACCTGATGCTGACTTTCCACCACGGAACCGCGCAACACCTCAATGATCAAAGGCTGTTTTGATGCCATATCTTTTTCTCCAAACAAGCTGCTCAGGATTCTCAAAACAACACGATTCCGACAGAGAATTCTGCAAAAATATCGCCCAAACATCGCAGGCGAACCGCTGATAAGTCTATCAGGATGCTGGGGACCCCAACATAAAAACCTGCAACAGACTCAAAATACGACAAACGACAAAGCCGGCGTGATGCCGGCCTCGAATAGTAATCACGTTTTAAGGATATCCCTGCCCTCTGATTTCTACAGTCCCCAGACCGTGCGCGGGAATGGGAAGCGATCTGCGGTTCCAACAACACCTTTGTTATTGTCACCCATGCACTTCATTTCACCCGTTTCCAGAACGAAACAGGTGCTGTCACTGCCCGCAGAGACAGCACGAACACCTTCTGCAACCACGGTTGCGGGACCGGAAGAATAACATTTATCAACTGTCGTCCCTATCCCAAGTTGCCCCTTCGGGTTATGCCCCCAGCAAACCAAACGGCGCTCTTCACCCACGATCGCGCACATATGTGAACGCCCCACAGAGACTTTCTTAACATCCGTCAGCAATGTTGCGGGAGTGTCGCCGTTCGTCCCCAGACAAGCCAAGCCACTCCCCCAGCACTTCAAGTCCCCGTTTTTCATGACGGCACAAGAGCCCGGACTGGTTTCATGTCCCCCCATAGAGACGGAGTCAACCCCGGACAACAACGGAGTCGCTGGTATCGTTGTTCTATCAACAGTGTCACCCAATCCCAGCTGCTTTTGGGTGTTATCCCCCCAACAGAACAAATCATCATTGGTTGCGATATAACAGGCTGCCTGGTAAGACGTTTCAACATCCCGAACTCCGGACGACAAAACCAGATTTGGAAGAGTGTTGCTGCTGGCACTTCCTGGCTTGCTCTGGCCACTGTTGTTGTCACCCCAGCAATTCAGACCGCCGGTCGTCAACAGCGCACACCCACCGTCATCATTCAATGCCACCTTGCTGACATCTTTACCAATCACAATCTTCGGAGTTTTAAAACTTGTGAAGGCAGGACTGACCCCCAAACTCAAGTTTGCGGAGTTATATCCCCAGCATCTCAGCTCGCCGTAGGTTGAAACTGAACAGCTGCGCTCTCGCCCTGTGGCGATCTGTCGCTGATTGCGCGACAAGGCTTGAGTCGGAACCAAGCGAGGCAACAACGTTCGATCACCCACTTGCCCCACCGAGTTTTGCCCCCAACAAAGAACCTCGCCCGAAGACATCAAAGAACAGGCCGAATAGTAGTTTTCATGGAACACATTGCTGACTGAAACTGATTCAACGCCCGCAGGAATGACCGTCACAGGCAGTGTTTTATTCACTGGCAACGGCGAGGCCATCCAACATTGAACCGAAGAATCCAGCATCAATACACACCGTGGATCCAGACCATCCGTTGGGCCATATCTATTCGACATTCGCAGCAGGTTTTTAACTCCGCCACTGATCAATTGTACCGGTGCCGACGCTGCCACAATCGGATTGCCGCCTGGGATTCGGCCCCCAGAGCCCCACGTCCATACACTGCCGTCATTTTTCAAAGCTATGATCGACTCTTGCGATGTCATCATATCTTTATATTCGGAACTCATCTCCACCGGAACAGTTGAACCCGCCCCGCTGGTTCCAGGGGTCAACTGACCGTTACTGCCATTACCCCAACAATAGTTCTTGCGCACTGTCGGCGCACCTTCATCTTTTTGCACACAGATGTTGTCGTTGAAAAGGTCATAGGAAACAATATTGGTTGCCAACGGAGTCGCGGGCACAGTTGACGTGCTTCCTGAAGAGTACCAGGTCGATCTGTTACCCCAGCAGAAAAGATTTCTTTGCGACGGAGTTACGGAATCCAACTTAACAGCACACAAGGTGTTTCCGGTAACAGCCGCGATAAGACGCATTTCCTCCACCTGCCCTGTGACAAGCTGTGGAGCTGCCAGAGTGCGCGAAGCATTGGTCGATCCCGTACCAAATATACCGGAATAGTCATCGCCCCAACACATCAGGTCTTTATTGGTTTTTAGGTAACATAGCGCATTCGAGCTGACCGCCACTTGAGTGACTCCGGAATTCACATACTTCGTTGGCTGCAGCACTTTTCCACCGACGGATCCTGGCAGGGCACTCGCATTATCCCGCCCCCAACACCACATCTCGCCTGAAATATTCGCTGCACAGACGGTGTATCCGCCCACCTCAAAATGCGCCACATTCTGCATAACAGGTGTGGCTGAAGGCTCATTCGTGTTGACCACAGTTCCATCGCCAAGCTGGCCATAGTCGTTGGCACCGAAACATTTCAGGTCATTGTTGTCGTACAGTGCACAGGCAAAACCAACACCCTGTTTAAAGGACACAACCTTGGGTGCCACAACAGCGGAATCATCATCCCGGATCAATACCTCATGCACCGAGAGCATCCCCCCGTTTCCGAGGGAGTTTTTCGCCAGAATCAGACGAATCCGCTTTTCAGGCTCTGCCACAGCATCATCAAGAATGGTCAGCGGAATATATTTAGTCGTTTCACCAACGGCAAAGTTGACTTCTTTGGATGCCAGGTTGAAGTCCTCCGCACCAGCGTCACCCATGACCGCGATTGTAACTTTAAAGGCGATCGGAGCGGGACCACTCAGCACCACCGGAATGTTCAAAATGCCCGCATCTTCATTCACAATCTGACTGCTGGATACAAAGGATGCCGTCAAAGCCGACGTGTAAGTCAGAATCCCGGTCGTGTCTTTGACTGGCAGATCTGTCACCGCCACTTCATTGGCGGGATTAGTGACAGTGGCGCCATTCAGTTCAATGGCCGCAGGCATTTCAATACCGTCCGTATCATCATCACCGACAACAACCTCATATCGGAAAAGCAATTCCGATGGGGATACCTTAGTCACATAGTTGGCGATACGATTATTACTGCCAATGCGAATGGTGATGCGCGGATTTCCCGTCACGGTCACGGGCTGATCGTATTTTACGATGACCTCCAAACTGGTGCCATCCAGGTACACGTCAGTGTCCGGGGTGCTCAGTCTTTTCACCTCAGGGATGGTGCGGATCAATACCGGCGTACTCTGCGACAAAGACTCTGCCGCCCCTGGAGCTGGCAGCGTCAGCAGATTGGCGATTTCATCAGCGGTGCCTGTGACATCTTCTGCGGGCTCAATAGAGCCGCCGTTTAAGTTGATTGCCTGCGTGCCCGTGTAATCCAACGTCAACGCCGAATCCCCGGCCACAACAGCATACTCAAATACCAGGATGTCCGTGCCCGAACCGGAAACATAAGTTGCCAGACGTTTGGTCGCACCGGTTTCAAGCTCCAGAGTTGGCGTGCCCGTCACATTCACCGGACCACTGAAGTGAACTTGAATAGGAACAATCCCCGCTGTCGTATAGCGAGGCAAAGCCAAAGTCGAAACCGCCGACGCCCCCGTGGTGTCAGCATCGACTTTCAAAATTTTTGGGTATTGCAATGGAGCAGGACCAGGCTCAGAGGGGGCCAGAATAGATCCGACCTTGCCAAACATCTCAGCATTCAGATTTCCACAACCGGCACCGGCCAGTATCAGAAAAATCGACGAAAGAATGCGGAAAACTTTCGATAACTCCATCGACGCCCCTTTAAATCAAAGTGTTCCTTAGACTCTATCGGGTGTAACAATGAGCTTCTGAAGCTTCAATATGAGATTTTAGAACGTTTCCGCGAGATTCCGAAACTCGCTATTTGTCTGCGAGGACTGAGCTTTTCGCAAATTCCGTGATTACACGTCCACGCTGGGTTTTTTGAATGAAACCTTCCTGAATCAGGAACGGCTCATACACCTCTTCCAGGGTGTCGCGCTCTTCACTCAAGGCCGCCGCGATCGTATCGATCCCCACCGGACCACCGGCGTACTTATCCTGTATCAGGCTGAGAATACGGCGATCCATCAGGTCCAAACCGTACTGATCCACGCCCAACTGGTTCAGGGCATACACGGCGATATCCTTGGAAACAACACCGTTGCCTTTCACCTGCGCATAGTCACGCACACGCTTCAAAAGTCTGTTCGCCACCCGCGGAGTTCCGCGCGAACGACGGGCCACTTCTTCAGCGCCTTCTTCGTCGATTTCAACTTTCAGGATTTCAGCTGATCTCATCAGAATCTGGCGAAGGGCATCTTTATCATAGAACTGCAAACGCTCGACAATGCCGAAACGGTCACGGAATGGTGGATTCAAAAGACCCGCCCGCGTGGTCGCCCCCACCAAAGTGAACGGCGCCAAAGTGAACTTCATGGAGCGCGCGCCCAGGCCTTCGCCGGTCACGATGTCGATGTAATAATCTTCCATCGCCGTGTACAGATACTCTTCCACGTGACGGCTTAAACGGTGAATTTCATCGATGAACAAAACCGAGTGCGGTTTTAGCGACGTCAAAATCGCCGCCAGATCACCTTTCTTATCGATCGCCGGAGCCGAAGTCATTTTGATCTCGGCACCCATGTCGTTGGCGATGATTTTGGAAAGTGTGGTTTTACCCAAACCCGGAGGCCCGCACAGCAACACGTGATCCAGGGATTCGCCACGGTGTTTGGCCGCCGCAACGAAAACCTTCAATTTTTCCTTCACATCATCCTGACCGGGGAAGTCCTCGAATTTCTGGGGACGCAGTTCGTTTTCCCAGCTCTTTTCGCCTTCAACCGGATCGCCTTCAAGAATACGACTCATGACAAGCCTCCAGACAGGGTCTGGAAGCCTTTGCGGATGCCATCTTCAACAGCGATGTCCGCCGGCAACGAGGAAACAAACTGATCCACCAACTGGGATTTGTAGCCCAAATTCAAAAGGGCTGAAGTGATCTGAGTGTGCGCCACGGATTTGGCTTTCGCCACCACGCCACCTTCTTCGATGGACACCAGCTTGCCTTTCAGGGTCAGAATGATCTGTTCGGCGGTTTTCTTGCCCACTTTTGGCAGGCCCGACAAAGCTTTCGCATTCCCCGCTTCGATCATTTCATGAATTTGCGCCGGACGGCCGCCGGAAAGAATGCTCAGGGCCATCTTCGGACCGACACCGTTAACTTTCAACAACGACAGGAACAGATTTTTTTCCTCTTTGTCGTGGAAACCGAAAAGTTGCAAAGCGTCTTCACGCACGTGAGTGTGAATCCAGACGATGATGTCGTTCCCCAAAAGCGCCTGCAGATCCCCCAGCGTGTTGCTGGAAGCGTGGATTTCATAACCCACCCCACTGACGTCGATCAAAGCGGAGTCGTTCATCACTTCAATAATTTTACCGCGCAAATATCCAATCATAAACTCACCGCTCTTTGCATTAGGGCTTTCTTTTTCATTTCAAAGGCATGGTAACAAGCCATGGCCAGGGCGTCCGAGGCATCGATGCGGCTGATGGTTTTTAAGCTCAGCATGACTTTCAAAATGGCCTGCACGTCCTCTTTGGAGGCACCACCGTTGCCGGTGACACCTTTTTTGACGGACCGGGTGGCGTATTCCTGAACTTCAGCGCCGCCCAGGCCAGCTTCGTACATGATCACACCGCGGGCATGCCCTAGCTTGAAGGCACTGTCGGCATTTTTACCCAGAAAGATTTTTTCGATGACGACCTGTTCGGGTTTGTATTTTTCCATGACTTCTCGGAACGCAGAGCCCAGTTCGGTCATCCGGCGCGGGAAAGCGTCGTCACCGTCCATGACGATGACGCCGTGATTGATGTGCTCAATCTTTCCGTTCGCCACGCGAACAACACCGAAACCTGTAATGCGGGAACCGGGATCGACCCCAAGAATAACCAAAGACAACCACCCTGTTTTTAAACTCTCGCCCCTATTTGAAGCTGAAGCTATTGCTTAGTCAATCAATCTGCTTTAGTATCTCTCTATGCCCAAAATTGAAGCAAGCACCATCGAAAAGTACCAAAGCCTCCTCGAGAAAGATCCGAATTCTCAGGTTTTTGCTCCGCTGGCCGAGGCTTATCGTGAAATGGGAATGCTGCAAGAAGCCCGCAAAACCGTGACTGCGGGCGTTCAACGCCACCCGCAATTTGTGGGTGGACTGGTGACTTACGCCAAGGTCTTGCGCGATTTGGGAGAGCTTTCCAAAGCTCTGGAGACACTGAAAAAAGCCACCGCCTTGTCTTCCGAAAATATTCTGGCGCACCAGTTGATGGCCGAAGTTCATCTGGCGCAAAAGAATCCGAAGGATGCTTTAAAGTCCTTTAAAATGGTTTTATTCCTGAATCCAAATTCCAAAAGTGCCCAAAAAGCGGTGCAAAAACTGGAATCCCTGACAGCGGACGAATACGACGAAGACGTCTTTGCCATGACGAAACTGCCGGAAGTGAATCTGGAAAGTTCAGCCACCCCGACGGGGCGCGAACCTGATTTTGGCATTGAAGAAGTGGTCATCCGCCCCACTCCGGTCACCACCAACAAGGCGCTGGAACGCATGCTGTCCCTGATTGATGCCTTCATTGTGCGCAACGATCTGGAAAAAGCCCATGCCTTACTGAAGGACACCCGCTTGGAATTCGGCGACCATCCCGAGATCCAAAGACGCATGAAAACCCTTCAGGTCCGCTATAACGACACTGATGAGGCCATCCCCCTAAAACCCATCCAACCCCGTGAGCAGTTGATCCGTGAACGGAAGCTGGAAGTCCTCGAGATGATGCTTCGCAAAATAGAAGACTACCGCGCCCAAGGTTGACCTCTGACGCCCGTTTAGGACATTATAGCCCTTCCTTGATTTATCTTATTTAGGAAGGATTTTACAATGTACGAAACGTCAGACTTTAGAAAAGGTCTTAAAATCATGCTTGAGGGCAAGCCTTACGTGATCGTGGATTTCCAACACGTTAAACCAGGTAAAGGCAATCAGTTCACCCGCACCAAGCTAAGAAACATGCTGACGGGTCAGAACCTTGAATCCACTTTCAAATCCGGTGAAAAATTCGAAGTTCCAAACGTAGAAAACAAAGAGATGTCTTTCTTGTACAAAGACGACACTGGCTACAACTTCATGTCTCAGGAAACATTCGAACAAATCGCCATGTCTGAAGAAGATCTGGGCGAAGCAAAATACTACCTGACTGAAAACCTGAAAGTTGTGATCTTGTTCTACAACGAAAAAGCCGTTGCTTGTGACGTGCCAAAAGCTGTGAACCTGACTGTGGCGCAGACAGACCCAGGCATCAAAGGTGACCGTGTGACTGGCGCGACCAAACCAGCGACGATGGAAACCGGCCTGACAGTAGGTGTTCCTTTGCACATCAATGAAGGCGATGTTCTTCGTATTGACACCTCCACAGGTGAGTACGTAGAGCGCGTCAGCCAAAAGTAACTAACGCCTCGTATTAAGTCTCCGCAACCACTGAATTTTATCGCAAAATAATGAGATAAAGTTTCAGATGAACTGCGGAGGCTTTTTTCTTGTCCACATATATTGAGTTAGAAATCCAGAATTTACTCAATCAAGGCTCAGATCAAAATATCGATCTGGCTGAAGTGGCAACTCGTCTTGTCTCCAGCATCGAATCCTCCCCGGATCATTTTACTCTTGATAACATCACCGCCCTTTCACGTTTTCTGATTCAATCCGGAAATGAACTGGTGCTGGTTGAGTTTGTTTTGCGCCATCTTGAAAATGAATCCTTCCCGATTCCCTGGCCGTACTTTCTGGAAGCGCTGAGCGCCTTTAGCGAAGAGCTGGATGAAAAATCCGTGCGTGCCCTGATTGACGGTATCGAAGAAGACGGCGCCCAGGAAGAAGCGTCCCGTTCCCTGGCTTTGCGCCAGACGATTCAATCTTTGGGCGAGTGGCGCAGCAACCGCAAATACAAAATTCACAAAGACTATCTGAACAACAAACGTCTGTTGCTGGATCAGTTGATTACATTGCGCACGCAGCAGTTGTATGAACAGGAAAAATCCCTGCTGGCTCGTCTGCAGAAACTTTATCCGGGCGACAGCGACATTCGCCGCGAAGTGAACGAACACAAGCAGCGTTATGCGCTGGAAATTCTTTCCCGCCGCACACCACGCTCGCGCGGAGTGAAGACAGAAGATTTCTCTCCGAAAGATCCGGAAACAGAACAGGCTCTGCAGGTGCTGATGCAAAGTATGCATGAGCACGCAGAAACTGATCCGTCCATGGCTTTTGATTTCGCCATTGCCGCTTATATGCTGGAAAGTTATGAAGACGCGCTGTCTTTGCTGTCCTTCAGCGATGAATCGGAGACTTTGATCTGGTTCCGTCTGGAAGTGCTGCTGAAGTGCCGCCGCTTCGTGGAACTGCTGACAGATCTGGCGAAAGTGGAAGTCGTCTTTGCCCATGAACCGGAAACTTTCTTTGCCACGGCTTATCTGCGCGCCCAGGCGCTGTGGGGGCTGGGCCAAAAACACACTGCCATTGAAGTGATGGAAGGATTGCTGGCAGCGCGCCCGCATTACCGTGCGGCCAGTGCCCTGCTCAGCATCTGGGGTGGCCAGTGAGAAGGGCTTTTTGGATTTTACTGACGCCACTGGCGTGTTTTCTGGTTTTATGGGCGGTAGGGTCCACCTATATCGCACCAAAACTGGAAACCTGGGCGCTGAACAAAATCCAAAGTTATTCCGATGAGAATCTTCCCGTCAGCATTCGCGCCAAAAAGTTGTCACTACGATTCTTGCGCCCGTCCGCGGCGATAGAAGGAATTGAAATCCGCGGCAAAGGTGAATTGGCTGATTCCCTGCCGTTGATTGAAATTGGCAGCGTGCGTGCCTTTGTCGATGTGTTTCATCTGATGGGGGGCCGACTGACCCTATCTGCGGTGGTGGCGGAATCCCCGCGCGCGCAAATCAATATCGATCCTTTCCTGAAAGATGACTCTCCGGCCAAAGAACTTCCCATGGATGAAATCTTTGCCATCCTGGAAAAGCTGCCGCTGCAACGGGTGTTTTTGCAGAACATCCTGCTGAATGTTTCTTCAAAACAATTGAAACTGAATGTGGATGTTGAAAGCGGTGATCTGCTTTTGACCAATATGGGGAAAAACCTGACGGCCAAAGCCAACATCCCGTCCCTGCAGGTCAAGCTTGGCGGCATCGGTGATTTTGCGGGATCTTTGGACACGCACCTTTACCTGACCCGCCAGTCCCTGAAGATCATCCAACTGGGTGTGCGCCTGGGGGAATCCGAAATTCTGACCCGCGGGGAACTGACTCATTTTTCCAAAATCGCGATCAAACCTTCCGGTGTTCTGGATCTGAGTGCCAAGGTCAATCTAACGGACATCTACAACGAAGTGAAACGCCTGCGCCCGGACATCAAGCTGCCGGTGATCAACGGCGAGCTGGTCACCGAAATGGATGCCCGCTTCAACGGTCTGGAGGATGTCAAAGCTTCGGCCGACATCAACACCCGCTCAGTGACATTGGGAAAACTGGAACTGGGTGATGCGCGCGTTCAGGGTGAATACCAAAATGGCGTGATCAGTCTTTCTGAAATGCAGGTGAATCATCCGGCCGGCGAAGCGACTTTGACCAAGTCCCAACTGGAGCTGGACGGCAATTACGGCTTCAAGTCCCTGATCACTGTTCATAGCCTGGATCTGTACAAGCTTTTCCAAAGCCTGGATCTGGCGAACATCCCTGTGGGCATCGGGCTTGAAGGTGAACTGCCGTGCGAGGGTCGCATCCGCCCGACGTTCCAGGTGACTTGCACCAATGCTTCTATTTCCGGCAAAGACCTGTGGGTGAAAACCGACCTAAAGCCCAACACAAAACCTTTGGTGAATATCGACAGCATGAAAGCCAAAGGTCAGTTCCAGGTCACCACCCAGAGTGTAACCTATGCTGCTCTTCTGAACGTCGGCAGCAGTCAGGGCACCACCGACGGTGTGATCGATTTTAACAAGGGCTTTAAAATCAATTTCAAAACCGACAAACTGGATCTTAAGAACATCCGCAATCTGGCCAACTTGAAGATGATCGGTGCCGCCAGCATTTCAGGATCCACTTCGGGGGATTCCAATGCGGCGATCTTTGACATGAAATTGAATGCGCGCAATTTTATTTTTGAAGACTTTGCCCTGGGAAATCTGATTGCTGATCTGAAGTACCGCAAGGGACATCTGATCTTTGAGGACATTGCCGGCGCCATCAACAAGACCCAGTATCTGGGTGATCTGAATGTGAATCTGAACAACGAAACCCTGAGCGGTGACTTCAGTGTTCCAACTGCCGATATCGCCGATGTGGCGCAGGTCTTTGAGCCGATTTACAAACTGCCCATTCAGGTTCAGGGTGTGGGCGCCGCCAAAGCCCATGTGGAAGGCCCTCTGAATTTCTGGAAGCTCAATTACAAGATTGAATCCGCCTTTAAGAAAGTTTTCATCGGCCTTGAAAGCTTTGACTCGCTTCAATTTAATGCTTCCGCCAACCAGGGAAACATCAAGGCTGACAAGGTTGTTCTGCAAAGAGCCAATTCCACCGTCACCCTGCAGGGGGGCATCTCCTCTGACAAGATCATGAATCTGTATGCAGATGGAAAAAACTGGCGTCTGGAGGAATCCGACATCATCAGCAAGATCAATTCCAACATCACCGGGAACCTGAACTTTGCCGCTGAACTTAAAGAATCCGTGACGCAGCCACAGATTCTTTTAAAAGGCGCCATCACCGACACCCTGTTCGAGGATCAGGAAATTCCCAACTCCAACCTGATTCTGAAAATCAGCCGTCAAAGTGTTGCCGGCCAGATGACCCTGTTCGGGAACAAGGTCAAGGCCGACTTCCAGGTGCCTATTGCCAGCAGCCGCACGCCGCTGGTGATGAAGGTCACCACCAACAACTGGAACTATTCCACTTTGCTGGGCCTGATTGGCGGTGCGAACCTGGCCAACGAATATGACTCGGCACTGACTTCCACCGTGGACCTGAGATCCGACAGCGGCGAGCTGTTTAAAGCCACAGGCAAAGTGCACATCGACGCTTTCACCTTGAAACGCGGCCCTTTGAGCTTTGCCAACAACGGCCCTATCGACATCACCATGGAT encodes:
- the ruvB gene encoding Holliday junction branch migration DNA helicase RuvB, whose translation is MSRILEGDPVEGEKSWENELRPQKFEDFPGQDDVKEKLKVFVAAAKHRGESLDHVLLCGPPGLGKTTLSKIIANDMGAEIKMTSAPAIDKKGDLAAILTSLKPHSVLFIDEIHRLSRHVEEYLYTAMEDYYIDIVTGEGLGARSMKFTLAPFTLVGATTRAGLLNPPFRDRFGIVERLQFYDKDALRQILMRSAEILKVEIDEEGAEEVARRSRGTPRVANRLLKRVRDYAQVKGNGVVSKDIAVYALNQLGVDQYGLDLMDRRILSLIQDKYAGGPVGIDTIAAALSEERDTLEEVYEPFLIQEGFIQKTQRGRVITEFAKSSVLADK
- a CDS encoding Calx-beta domain-containing protein, with protein sequence MELSKVFRILSSIFLILAGAGCGNLNAEMFGKVGSILAPSEPGPAPLQYPKILKVDADTTGASAVSTLALPRYTTAGIVPIQVHFSGPVNVTGTPTLELETGATKRLATYVSGSGTDILVFEYAVVAGDSALTLDYTGTQAINLNGGSIEPAEDVTGTADEIANLLTLPAPGAAESLSQSTPVLIRTIPEVKRLSTPDTDVYLDGTSLEVIVKYDQPVTVTGNPRITIRIGSNNRIANYVTKVSPSELLFRYEVVVGDDDTDGIEMPAAIELNGATVTNPANEVAVTDLPVKDTTGILTYTSALTASFVSSSQIVNEDAGILNIPVVLSGPAPIAFKVTIAVMGDAGAEDFNLASKEVNFAVGETTKYIPLTILDDAVAEPEKRIRLILAKNSLGNGGMLSVHEVLIRDDDSAVVAPKVVSFKQGVGFACALYDNNDLKCFGANDYGQLGDGTVVNTNEPSATPVMQNVAHFEVGGYTVCAANISGEMWCWGRDNASALPGSVGGKVLQPTKYVNSGVTQVAVSSNALCYLKTNKDLMCWGDDYSGIFGTGSTNASRTLAAPQLVTGQVEEMRLIAAVTGNTLCAVKLDSVTPSQRNLFCWGNRSTWYSSGSTSTVPATPLATNIVSYDLFNDNICVQKDEGAPTVRKNYCWGNGSNGQLTPGTSGAGSTVPVEMSSEYKDMMTSQESIIALKNDGSVWTWGSGGRIPGGNPIVAASAPVQLISGGVKNLLRMSNRYGPTDGLDPRCVLMLDSSVQCWMASPLPVNKTLPVTVIPAGVESVSVSNVFHENYYSACSLMSSGEVLCWGQNSVGQVGDRTLLPRLVPTQALSRNQRQIATGRERSCSVSTYGELRCWGYNSANLSLGVSPAFTSFKTPKIVIGKDVSKVALNDDGGCALLTTGGLNCWGDNNSGQSKPGSASSNTLPNLVLSSGVRDVETSYQAACYIATNDDLFCWGDNTQKQLGLGDTVDRTTIPATPLLSGVDSVSMGGHETSPGSCAVMKNGDLKCWGSGLACLGTNGDTPATLLTDVKKVSVGRSHMCAIVGEERRLVCWGHNPKGQLGIGTTVDKCYSSGPATVVAEGVRAVSAGSDSTCFVLETGEMKCMGDNNKGVVGTADRFPFPRTVWGL
- a CDS encoding asparaginase translates to MASKQPLIIEVLRGSVVESQHQVMAVVVNEVGNLVQYWGHPQYLTMPRSAIKMLQALPLIESGAADKFNLEAKHIALACASHRGEKDHLAALSQWMEKAGLKEAQYVCGPHLPYDEASAHEMIRKSQKPTVLCNNCAGKHSAIISTCLHLGEDPTGYEKYEHSAQKRLRKVLSETMRIDHSKVPYGVDGCGIPTYGVPLQNMAIGMSTFINPKEAPARKVAAERILHAVRSHPFYISGSDNFATAVIEKSQGRAVIKGGAEGVFCGVLPEKKVAFAVKAADGAGRAAQAATAMLLLQLGGLNESEFKALSKFTMSPVTNWRGDVVGQIRIAKGS
- the ruvC gene encoding crossover junction endodeoxyribonuclease RuvC; protein product: MVILGVDPGSRITGFGVVRVANGKIEHINHGVIVMDGDDAFPRRMTELGSAFREVMEKYKPEQVVIEKIFLGKNADSAFKLGHARGVIMYEAGLGGAEVQEYATRSVKKGVTGNGGASKEDVQAILKVMLSLKTISRIDASDALAMACYHAFEMKKKALMQRAVSL
- the ruvA gene encoding Holliday junction branch migration protein RuvA translates to MIGYLRGKIIEVMNDSALIDVSGVGYEIHASSNTLGDLQALLGNDIIVWIHTHVREDALQLFGFHDKEEKNLFLSLLKVNGVGPKMALSILSGGRPAQIHEMIEAGNAKALSGLPKVGKKTAEQIILTLKGKLVSIEEGGVVAKAKSVAHTQITSALLNLGYKSQLVDQFVSSLPADIAVEDGIRKGFQTLSGGLS
- the lpxC gene encoding UDP-3-O-acyl-N-acetylglucosamine deacetylase, whose amino-acid sequence is MFLQKTIRKKTVVQGIGIHSGDPCTLTFRPAPADTGVYFIRTDLPGSPSLKVTARNVQATSHQTTIGGPAFSVATIEHCVSALSALRIDNLFIELDGPEIPIGDGSARVFLEALLAVGIVEQDQPRKYCYITEPIYFSEGEKHAYVVPYHGLRLTVTIDFPNPTIGKQTIDLDINEQSFGRDVANARTFGFMKDVEALKSRGLAKGGSLDNCIVLDGENVVNPEGLRWADEFVRHKCLDALGDLVTLEMPLMGHVVLYKAGHDVMNKLVRKIWDSPTSYRHVELGADISDEVRRYTGWTVPV